The following proteins are co-located in the Microplitis demolitor isolate Queensland-Clemson2020A chromosome 5, iyMicDemo2.1a, whole genome shotgun sequence genome:
- the LOC103579945 gene encoding muscarinic acetylcholine receptor M3, producing the protein MESNNGTDGSFNATDANRTSASVFTIGSDFMTKWRVTRFQKQPKQICRYISDHMSAECIQLNGTWLDSNDSRFNGEYSELFPDWFWNNITNITNSSYTDESLEPDEYTLPFELWQTVLIAICLAACIVLTIGGNILVLLAFIVDRSIRQPSNYFIASLAATDMLIGTVSMPFYTVYVLMGSWDLGPLLCDLWLSVDYTVCLVSQYTVLLITIDRFCSVKIAAKYRSWRTKNRVIWMVTITWIIPALLFFISIFGWEHFVGYRNLKPNECAVQFLKDPIFNTALIIGYYWTTLVVLFILYGGIYKTAYDMQKKSEAKQRKMQSMVALSAGAMSGMAGRAAGIGISKTQSTILSQDKPKDPSGGTSSTSVDNAQASGEDLKDGSETTTARKLSAQQSQNKDSGNKQKSGMVSSEMEKSERSSSPAFDSDDDSAVAVTTTSQQSAVRKRSSIAGLMVQTGALHAFATNNRLNGMVPINVEMNPMMRRLSPTSPLLDPASKAHTLPKIQEHSIVDVENTVEHTVEHEKSSTTLTPEQSLRSTDIDLSHTIERIEETPPSEIRNKSSSSGQPSIIPPPTQFLGSPSISESTSTSSSIDKTKSLMAHGPGTYDIMTGLDGADLSLANPLSTAPSSPVLGHTGTSAANTSLLQAALIRAAAQHQSGTTQSQPVHNPQVTHASSQTHPPRVFVTHQINASSQTSPTVVSKVNTEVTVKVEDIKRQPITTVVNTSVDSSNNGTTTEQKTNNPQQMSSSSSALPTVVAANVIDQNPKRQSKKKDNDKETDTNSGSRRDFVKSIGRRLKAKTQKKDPTIGRQKSRTENRARKAFRTISFILGAFVACWTPYHVMALVEGFCSHRPCTNEHLYMFSYFLCYANSPMNPFCYALANQQFKKTFTRILKGDFHMT; encoded by the exons ACGATTTCAAAAACAACCAAAACAAATATGTCGATATATATCAGATCATATGAGTGCTGAATGTATCCAATTAAATGGTACTTGGTTAGATTCCAATGACTCTCGGTTCAACGGTGAATACAGTGAACTATTTCCAGATTGGTTTTGGAATAATATCACCAACATCACAAATTCATCATATacag acgAATCACTTGAACCAGATGAATACACATTACCTTTCGAACTCTGGCAGACAGTCTTGATAGCTATATGTCTTGCTGCTTGCATAGTTTTAACTATCGGTGGAAACATCCTCGTGCTGTTAGCTTTTATTGTCGATCGATCAATAAGGCAACCAAGCAATTACTTTATAGCATCATTAGCCGCCACTGACATGCTTATCG gCACTGTATCCATGCCATTCTACACTGTATATGTGCTAATGGGTTCATGGGATCTTGGTCCTCTTCTCTGTGATTTATGGCTTTCGGTAGATTACACTGTTTGTCTGGTGTCTCAGTACACTGTCTTATTAATCACAATAGATCGATTTTGCTCAGTCAAGATTGCTGCCAAGTATCGGAGTTGGCGTACTAAAAACCGTGTTATATGGATGGTGACAATTACATGGATAATACCAGCACTACTGTTTTTCATAAGTATTTTTGGTTGGGAACACTTTGTTGGTTACAGAAATCTCAAACCAAATGAATGTGctgtacaatttttaaaagatccTATATTTAACACTGCCTTGATAATTGGTTACTACTGGACTACTCTTGTAGTCCTGTTTATTCTTTATGGTGGTATATATAAAACAGCTTATGATATGCAGAAAAAAAGTGAAGCTAAACAAAGGAAGATGCAATCAATGGTAGCGCTTAGTGCTGGTGCAATGTCAGGAATGGCTGGTCGAGCAGCTGGTATTGGAATCTCAAAGACGCAAAGCACAATACTTAGTCAAGACAAACCCAAAGATCCAAGTGGTGGTACGTCAAGTACAAGTGTTGATAATGCTCAAGCTTCTGGTGAGGATCTCAAGGATGGCAGTGAAACCACAACCGCACGTAAGCTATCTGCACAGCAATCTCAAAACAAAGACTCTGGCAATAAACAAAAGTCAGGAATGGTATCGTCAGAGATGGAAAAATCCGAGCGTTCAAGCAGTCCAGCATTTGACTCAGATGATGACAGTGCAGTGGCTGTTACAACAACTAGCCAGCAATCAGCTGTAAGGAAACGATCATCCATTGCTGGGTTGATGGTTCAAACAGGCGCTCTTCATGCATTTGCTACCAACAACAGACTTAATGGAATGGTTCCGATTAACGTAGAAATGAATCCAATGATGAGAAGATTATCACCGACATCCCCATTGCTAGATCCAGCTTCTAAAGCTCATACACTGCCGAAGATTCAAGAGCACAGTATCGTGGATGTTGAAAATACAGTAGAGCATACAGTTGAACACGAAAAAAGTAGTACGACATTAACACCTGAGCAATCATTAAGATCTACTGACATTGATTTGAGCCATACCATTGAGCGTATTGAAGAAACACCACCATCCGAAATAAGGAACAAAAGCTCATCATCTGGGCAACCGAGTATAATTCCTCCGCCAACACAGTTTCTAGGTAGTCCATCGATTTCCGAGAGTACGTCAACTTCATCGTCTATCGACAAAACCAAATCATTAATGGCTCACGGACCAGGGACCTACGACATCATGACCGGACTGGACGGCGCAGATTTAAG CCTCGCGAATCCTCTGTCAACGGCACCATCATCTCCTGTCCTCGGGCACACTGGAACATCAGCAGCCAACACTAGTCTCCTACAAGCGGCGCTCATCCGGGCAGCTGCTCAGCACCAATCCGGCACAACCCAATCACAACCCGTGCACAATCCTCAAGTAACGCACGCATCATCACAAACCCATCCTCCACGTGTCTTCGTCACTCATCAGATCAACGCATCGTCGCAGACATCACCTACCGTTGTTAGCAAAGTTAATACTGAAGTTACCGTTAAAGTTGAAGACATTAAACGTCAACCAATTACAACGGTAGTTAACACATCTGTTGACTCGTCCAATAATGGAACAACGACTgaacaaaaaacaaataatccaCAGCAGATGTCATCTTCTAGCAGTGCTCTTCCAACAGTTGTCGCGGCAAATGTTATTGATCAAAATCCAAAACgtcagtcgaaaaaaaaagataatgacAAAGAAACAGACACCAATAGTGGATCACGACGCGATTTTGTAAAGTCGATTGGTCGACGTTTGAAAgctaaaacacaaaaaaaagatCCGACAATTGGTAGACAAAAGTCACGAACTGAAAATCGGGCTAGAAAAGCTTTTAGgactatttcatttattttaggTGCTTTTGTTGCTTGTTGGACACCCTATCATGTCATGGCACTAGTTGAGGGTTTTTGTTCTCATCGCCCCTGTACTAATGAACATCTTTATATGTTCTCGTATTTTCTATGTTATGCTAATAGTCCAATGAATCCTTTCTGCTATGCGCTAGCTAatcaacaatttaaaaaaacatttacgAGAATACTCAAAGGCGATTTTCATATgacgtaa